The Terriglobus tenax genome contains a region encoding:
- a CDS encoding MFS transporter translates to MAAKEQSHIRFLIVFMLFTASCFSYGDRVVLSIVGGDLSHKLGLTPLKLGYLFSGFSWAYVVAQLPAGGLLDRYGSKKVYGLSIVAWSILALIAGCIGFAPVAWGFALLFVVRLLSGLAQSPVFPGNGRIVAAWFPTAERGRASAIFNSSQYFALVLFGPVMGWLVHRYGWMACFWLGGVVSLMLSVVWFRVIYGVKSHPHISDAEISHIEQGGGLANMDQNLARGAHPNQLTWSAVRMLLSNRMLVGIYIGQYCITTLTWFFLTWFPVYLNQARHISIAKTGLLVAVPALCGSIGGVFGGIVSDKLLKSGKSLSVARKVPIVAGMALSMTMIGCNYVSTQTLVILLMSLAFFGKGFGALGWTVISDVSPRNMIGINGGLFNLIGNLAGITTPIIIGFIVQRTGSFNLALVFVGFTALAAIVAYLPLVGRIHRVEFATKEQVA, encoded by the coding sequence ATGGCAGCGAAAGAACAGTCTCATATCCGTTTTCTCATCGTCTTCATGCTGTTTACCGCAAGCTGCTTCAGCTACGGTGACCGCGTTGTCCTCTCCATCGTGGGAGGCGATCTCTCGCACAAGCTTGGACTGACCCCGCTGAAACTGGGATATCTCTTCTCCGGTTTCAGCTGGGCCTATGTTGTGGCGCAGCTTCCGGCGGGTGGTCTGCTGGATCGCTACGGCTCCAAGAAGGTCTATGGCCTGAGCATCGTCGCGTGGTCTATCCTGGCGCTGATCGCGGGGTGTATCGGATTTGCGCCCGTGGCCTGGGGTTTTGCTCTGCTGTTCGTGGTGCGGTTGCTGTCGGGGCTGGCACAGTCACCGGTCTTTCCCGGCAACGGACGCATCGTCGCCGCATGGTTTCCCACGGCCGAGCGTGGCCGCGCCTCGGCGATCTTCAACTCATCGCAGTACTTTGCACTGGTGTTGTTTGGGCCTGTCATGGGCTGGCTGGTGCATCGTTATGGATGGATGGCCTGCTTCTGGCTGGGCGGCGTGGTCAGCCTGATGTTAAGCGTGGTCTGGTTCCGCGTAATCTATGGTGTGAAGTCGCACCCCCATATCTCCGACGCGGAGATCAGCCACATTGAGCAGGGTGGAGGCCTGGCGAACATGGACCAGAACCTTGCCCGGGGAGCCCATCCGAACCAGCTCACATGGTCGGCTGTGCGTATGCTGCTGAGCAACCGCATGCTGGTGGGCATCTACATCGGCCAGTACTGCATTACCACGCTGACATGGTTCTTCCTGACATGGTTTCCGGTATATCTGAACCAGGCACGGCATATCTCCATTGCGAAGACGGGCCTGCTGGTGGCGGTGCCTGCCCTATGCGGCTCCATCGGCGGAGTCTTCGGTGGCATTGTCTCGGACAAGCTGTTGAAGAGCGGCAAGTCCCTCTCCGTGGCGCGCAAGGTGCCGATTGTCGCGGGCATGGCCCTGTCGATGACGATGATCGGCTGCAACTATGTCTCCACTCAGACGCTGGTGATTCTGCTCATGTCGCTGGCCTTCTTCGGCAAGGGCTTCGGTGCGCTGGGATGGACGGTCATCTCCGACGTGTCACCGCGCAACATGATCGGGATCAACGGCGGGCTGTTCAACCTGATTGGTAACCTTGCAGGGATCACTACGCCGATCATTATCGGATTCATTGTGCAGAGGACAGGGTCGTTCAACCTGGCGCTGGTCTTTGTCGGATTCACGGCGCTGGCCGCCATTGTGGCGTATCTTCCGCTGGTGGGTCGCATCCATCGTGTCGAATTTGCAACGAAGGAGCAGGTGGCCTGA
- the kdgD gene encoding 5-dehydro-4-deoxyglucarate dehydratase, translating into MAQMLPADLAKKTGSGLLSFPVTHFTPENTFDESAYRAHISWLLQHNPAGLFAAGGTGEFFSLTLGEYTRVVRAAVEETAGRVPVLAGCGYGTAMAIEFAQAAEAAGADGLLLLPPYLVGAEQAGLAAHAEAVCKATKLGVILYNRDNFVINEDTLEALCERCPNLIGFKDGYGDIELMTRIFTRMGDRLTYVGGLPTAETFALPYLEMGVTTYSSAIFNFLPNFANEFYAAVRARDHETIYKGLREFVLPYSSIRNRRKGYAVSIVKAGMKLVGRSAGSVRTPLKDLTQQEMDELKTLIGSRS; encoded by the coding sequence ATGGCGCAGATGCTTCCCGCAGACCTGGCAAAGAAAACCGGCAGTGGATTGCTGTCGTTCCCGGTAACGCACTTCACCCCGGAGAACACCTTTGACGAGAGCGCCTACCGCGCGCACATCAGCTGGCTGCTGCAGCACAATCCTGCCGGCCTGTTTGCTGCAGGCGGTACGGGTGAGTTCTTCTCGCTCACGCTTGGCGAGTACACACGGGTCGTCCGTGCCGCGGTGGAAGAGACTGCGGGCCGCGTTCCCGTGCTGGCAGGATGCGGCTACGGTACCGCCATGGCAATTGAGTTTGCCCAGGCCGCCGAGGCGGCAGGCGCCGATGGACTTCTGCTGTTGCCACCCTACCTCGTTGGGGCGGAGCAGGCCGGCCTGGCTGCGCACGCTGAGGCTGTCTGCAAGGCCACGAAGCTTGGCGTCATCCTGTATAACCGCGACAACTTCGTCATCAACGAAGACACGCTGGAAGCCCTGTGTGAGCGCTGCCCCAACCTGATTGGCTTCAAGGACGGCTACGGCGACATTGAGCTGATGACGCGCATCTTCACCCGCATGGGAGACCGGTTGACCTACGTCGGCGGCCTGCCCACGGCGGAGACCTTTGCATTGCCCTACCTGGAGATGGGAGTGACGACGTACTCGTCGGCCATCTTCAACTTCCTCCCGAACTTCGCCAATGAGTTTTATGCCGCGGTGCGGGCACGGGATCACGAGACGATCTACAAAGGATTGCGTGAGTTTGTATTGCCCTATAGCAGCATTCGTAACCGTCGCAAAGGGTATGCGGTTTCGATTGTGAAGGCGGGCATGAAGCTGGTTGGCCGTTCCGCGGGGTCAGTGCGTACTCCGCTGAAGGACCTGACGCAGCAGGAGATGGACGAGCTGAAGACGCTGATCGGAAGCCGGTCGTAA
- a CDS encoding LysR family transcriptional regulator, with amino-acid sequence MFELKQLHSFLVLADELHFGRAAERLHMTQSPLSRQIQLLEHTLGFPLFKRNNRSVQLTPAGQAFRAEARQILSLAENAVSVARRHSQGQAGLLRMGFTAGSSYRHLPRLLAYASKELKDLDIVLEEMVTVQQVEALNANQIDMGLGRQQPSQQELDGLCMAREQLLLALPERHPLTGKTSITLDDLRAEPVITFSPKDGFYFYALIDSIFRSHNLQPRYVQHVSQIHSMLALVSAGLGVALVPETAEALHFEGVTLRRLKMPPVHADLYLIWKKSNTNPAVQSFVQMVRKRARLPQSRQ; translated from the coding sequence ATGTTTGAGCTCAAACAGCTCCATTCTTTCCTGGTTCTGGCCGACGAGCTCCACTTTGGCCGCGCCGCTGAACGTCTGCATATGACGCAGTCGCCGCTTAGCCGCCAGATTCAACTGCTGGAGCACACGCTCGGATTCCCTCTTTTCAAACGCAACAACCGCAGCGTGCAACTTACGCCGGCCGGGCAGGCATTTCGCGCCGAGGCAAGGCAGATTCTTTCGCTCGCCGAGAACGCGGTCTCCGTTGCGCGCCGCCACTCGCAGGGGCAGGCCGGCCTGCTGCGCATGGGCTTTACCGCGGGCTCCAGCTACCGCCACCTGCCGCGCCTGCTGGCCTATGCCAGCAAGGAACTGAAGGACCTGGACATCGTGCTGGAGGAGATGGTCACCGTACAGCAGGTGGAGGCGCTGAACGCCAACCAGATCGATATGGGCCTTGGCCGCCAACAGCCCAGCCAGCAGGAACTGGACGGTCTGTGCATGGCACGCGAGCAGCTATTGCTGGCGCTGCCGGAGCGTCATCCGCTCACCGGCAAGACCAGCATCACGCTGGACGACCTGCGTGCGGAGCCGGTCATCACCTTTTCGCCCAAAGATGGCTTCTACTTCTACGCGCTGATTGACAGCATCTTCCGCAGCCACAACCTGCAGCCAAGGTATGTCCAGCACGTCAGCCAGATCCACTCCATGCTGGCACTGGTCAGCGCCGGGCTGGGGGTAGCCCTGGTGCCGGAGACTGCGGAAGCCCTGCACTTTGAAGGCGTGACGCTCCGCCGCCTGAAGATGCCGCCGGTTCACGCCGACCTGTACCTGATCTGGAAGAAGTCAAACACAAACCCCGCTGTGCAGAGCTTCGTGCAGATGGTGCGCAAACGCGCCCGCCTGCCGCAGTCGCGCCAATAA
- a CDS encoding LacI family DNA-binding transcriptional regulator, whose amino-acid sequence MAVRLKDIARDLGVSTVTVSKVLRNRKDVGEKTRQRVLKRMEELQYKPNLIARALISGRTANVGLVVPDLLHPYFGEVAKSLGAVLREHDRALILASSEDDPELEQREIRTLINRGVDLLLISSCQRRLEGIFKVGEKQTPILLVDRTFPLLDANFVGSDDFKIGEIATLHLLETGRKCIAHIGASHLSTGHERMRGYSETLRRNNATVPQEYVLMHERFEETGIEAGRKAIQKLLKLNPRPDAIFCYNDLTAVGAIEAVLEAGLRVPEDIAIVGCGNFRYAQYLRVPLTSVDQSTEQIGRTAGEEVIRLLDDPESASRSTLIEPHLRVRESSWKPA is encoded by the coding sequence ATGGCCGTCCGCCTGAAGGACATTGCACGCGACCTGGGCGTCTCCACGGTCACGGTTTCAAAGGTGCTCCGCAACCGCAAGGACGTGGGCGAGAAGACCCGCCAGCGCGTTCTGAAGCGTATGGAGGAGCTGCAGTACAAGCCCAACCTGATCGCCCGTGCGCTGATCAGCGGCCGCACGGCCAATGTGGGCCTGGTGGTTCCGGACCTGCTGCATCCTTACTTCGGCGAAGTCGCCAAAAGCCTGGGCGCGGTGCTGCGCGAGCATGACCGCGCGTTGATCCTTGCCTCCTCCGAGGACGACCCCGAACTGGAGCAGCGCGAGATCCGCACCCTGATCAACCGCGGTGTGGACCTTCTGTTGATCTCCTCCTGCCAGCGCCGGCTGGAGGGCATCTTCAAGGTGGGCGAGAAGCAGACGCCCATTCTCCTGGTGGACCGTACCTTTCCGCTGCTGGATGCCAATTTTGTCGGCTCCGACGACTTCAAGATCGGCGAGATCGCCACGCTGCATCTGCTTGAAACCGGTCGCAAGTGCATTGCCCACATTGGTGCCAGCCACCTGAGCACCGGCCACGAGCGCATGCGGGGCTACTCCGAGACGTTGCGGAGGAACAACGCGACCGTGCCGCAGGAATATGTGCTGATGCACGAGCGGTTTGAGGAGACCGGTATCGAGGCCGGCCGCAAAGCCATCCAGAAGCTGCTGAAGCTGAATCCGCGTCCCGATGCCATCTTCTGCTACAACGACCTTACCGCCGTGGGCGCCATTGAAGCTGTACTGGAAGCCGGACTTCGCGTTCCGGAGGATATTGCCATCGTCGGCTGCGGTAACTTCCGCTATGCGCAGTATTTACGCGTGCCGCTTACCTCCGTGGACCAGTCGACCGAGCAGATCGGCCGTACTGCGGGCGAAGAGGTGATCCGCCTGCTGGACGACCCCGAATCGGCCTCGCGGAGCACCCTGATTGAACCGCACCTGCGTGTGCGCGAGAGCAGCTGGAAGCCAGCGTAA
- a CDS encoding inositol oxygenase, with the protein MSAATTVNANPLTDLDQWEDFLEGRYKEGKSETEFRQYDAEAQPGVAEFYRLNHQFQTVDYVLGKEKEYFGLKRGKKTVWEAAEFLNTLVDDSDPDTDLTQIEHLLQTSEAMRRDGQPRWMVLVGFIHDLGKCLCLYGEPQWGVVGDTFPVGCAWSDQIVFPEYFAANPDRHIEKYQTKYGIYEPNCGLENVHMSFGHDGYIAEVMKPYLPDEALYMLRFHSFYAWHRQGAYTHLMNEKDKAMLEWVKKFNPYDLYSKGHTKPNMAELKPYYDELFAEFLPEKLDW; encoded by the coding sequence ATGTCCGCCGCAACGACTGTCAATGCCAATCCGCTCACCGATCTGGATCAGTGGGAAGACTTCCTCGAAGGCCGTTATAAAGAAGGCAAGTCCGAAACCGAGTTCCGTCAGTACGATGCCGAGGCGCAGCCTGGTGTCGCAGAGTTCTACCGTCTGAACCACCAGTTCCAGACCGTCGATTATGTTCTGGGCAAGGAGAAGGAGTACTTCGGACTGAAGCGCGGCAAAAAGACTGTGTGGGAAGCCGCCGAGTTCCTGAATACCCTCGTCGACGACAGCGATCCGGATACCGACCTGACGCAGATTGAGCACCTTCTGCAGACCTCGGAAGCAATGCGCCGCGACGGCCAGCCCCGCTGGATGGTACTGGTCGGCTTCATCCACGACCTGGGCAAGTGCCTGTGCCTGTATGGCGAACCGCAGTGGGGCGTGGTGGGCGACACCTTCCCCGTGGGCTGCGCCTGGAGCGACCAGATTGTTTTCCCCGAGTACTTTGCCGCCAACCCAGACCGTCACATCGAGAAGTACCAGACCAAGTACGGCATCTATGAGCCGAACTGCGGACTGGAAAATGTACACATGTCCTTCGGTCACGACGGCTATATCGCCGAGGTCATGAAGCCCTACCTTCCGGACGAAGCTCTGTACATGCTGCGCTTCCACTCCTTCTACGCGTGGCATCGCCAGGGCGCGTACACGCACCTGATGAACGAGAAGGACAAGGCAATGCTGGAGTGGGTAAAGAAGTTCAACCCCTATGACCTGTACTCCAAGGGCCATACCAAGCCGAACATGGCGGAGCTGAAGCCGTACTACGACGAGCTGTTCGCCGAGTTCCTGCCGGAAAAACTGGATTGGTAG